In the genome of Thunnus maccoyii chromosome 15, fThuMac1.1, whole genome shotgun sequence, one region contains:
- the ubap2l gene encoding ubiquitin-associated protein 2-like isoform X2 — protein sequence MMTSMGGNRARGSWEQTQGQTQSQTQHKQRPQATAEQIRLAQMISDHNDADFEEKVKQLIDITGKDQDESMIALHDCNGDVNRAINVLLEGSPDTDSWEMVGKKKGMSGQKETSQAETGEEGKENREKGGEKDVARRRGGAPRKGRGASRGREFRGQENGLDGGKAGVAGRGAERGRRGRGRGRGAVGASGRRGGRFSAQGMGTFNPADYAEPAQTEENYGGGSTWNNTGSMEMEEGARLEYSAGEGTNYPPKFDSAPGAWRTATEEWGTEDWNEDLSETKIFTASSVASMPLPQENVTITKGQRIDLAVLLGKTPPSSSSETENPPMEGTQPPSLSQSLVFSNSKQGVPLSQTSSSTPYTQHSMVSMLGKSFGDVGDPKGGSTGTTGSQFLEQYKTAQALAQLAAQHSQPGPPNTAPSSWDTSATSLGQYDMKTQPESAVHTPFTKRQPYQAATSTSSMLDVFLQDKGLPPSSSVSSASSLPQQTTSSPHVVPPPASSLPKMAAIPSLGQQVSPSSSDAQGSSPLPLQQHKLKQQKKRTSITTKIPAMAVEMPGSTDISGLNLQFGALQFGSEPVLPEYESTPATTTPVNQVQNSLYTSPSSESTPALSNSSQMDLYDQRAPQTRRYPPSVSSSPQKDMQSKNGFSSIQATQSVEAAAGSAVSVKPTSDSVTQASVSSMGTLTDSGPASLLTASNQTSHSALGHSEDMPPSSIPPPQHNNSLPSQQNSHAPSSVRTSNSSLLHPSVDGDSSLHSSSFPSSVSAVASSSVPSSSSSAAAQVSLGAPQASSVGSATVSAPSGLGPVSSLAMGLNTASMGAPAAAAATVSVSSTASTIPSSATSLSTRSSAASSGKAPPNLPPGVPPLLPNPYIMAPGLLHAYPPQVYGYDDLQMLQTRIPLDYYSIPFATPTTALTGREGSLTNNPYSGDLSKFGRGDASSPAPATTLAQTQQNQTQTHHTTQQPFLNPALPPGYSYTSLPYYTGMPGLPNTFQYGPAVFPVAPTSSKQHGVNVGVNASATPFQQASGYGSHGYSTGYEDVGQASGSGDFCKGGYGTAVAAAASAQNKPASSVTGPGVGVSVTSSNTGVPDISGSVYTKTQSFEKQGFHAGTPTASFSLPSALGSGGPINPPAAAGYAPAPFMHILAPHQQPHSQILHHHLQQDGQSGTGQRSQNASIQQKSQINKSAYNSYNWGAN from the exons atgatgACGTCCATGGGCGGGAACCGAGCCCGGGGCAGCTGGGAGCAGACACAGGGCCAGACACAGAGCCAGACACAGCACAAGCAGAGGCCTCAG GCTACCGCAGAGCAGATCCGACTCGCGCAGATGATTTCAGACCACAATGATGCAGACTTTGAAGAGAAGGTCAAACAG ctgaTTGACATCACAGGCAAAGACCAGGACGAGTCCATGATCGCACTGCACGATTGCAACGGGGATGTCAACAGAGCCATTAACGTGTTGCTGGAGGGTAGCCCAGACACT GACTCTTGGGAGATGGTGGGGAAGAAGAAGGGCATGTCAGGCCAGAAGGAGACTAGCCAGGCAGAGACCGGcgaggaaggaaaagagaacagggagaaaggaggagagaaagatgtaGCACGTCGTCGAGGTGGAGCTCCACGCAAGGGCCGTGGAGCCAGCAGGGGACGAGAGT TTCGTGGTCAGGAGAATGGCTTGGATGGAGGAAAGGCCGGAGTTGCCGGAAGAGGTGCAGAGCGAGGCCGAAGGGGAAGGGGCAGAGGAAGAGGGGCTGTTG GGGCATCTGGACGGCGAGGCGGCAGATTTTCAGCGCAGGGCATGGG aacATTCAACCCCGCTGACTACGCTGAGCCAGCCCAGACAGAAGAAAACTATGGAGGGGGCAGTACCTGGAACAACACAGGAAGCatggagatggaggagggagCTA GGTTGGAATACTCTGCAGGAGAGGGAACAAATTACCCACCCAAGTTCGACTCTGCTCCTG GTGCCTGGAGGACTGCCACAGAGGAGTGGGGCACTGAGGACTGGAATGAGGAT ctgtcAGAGACCAAGATATTCACAGCTTCCAGTGTGGCGTCCATGCCTCTGCCTCAAGAGAATGTTACCATCACCAAAGGACAGAG GATTGATCTTGCGGTGCTCCTGGGGAAGACTCCcccgtcctcctcctcagagACAGAGAACCCCCCCATGGAAGGCACCCAGCCCCCTTCTTTGTCCCAGTCACTGGTTTTCAGCAACTCCAAACAAGGAGTACCACTCTCCCAAACATCCTCCAGTACCCCTTACACCCAGCACAGCATG GTCAGCATGCTGGGCAAGAGTTTTGGGGATGTGGGGGATCCTAAAGGAGGTAGCACAGGGACCACTGGCTCTCAGTTCCTGGAGCAGTATAAAACAGCCCAGGCACTGGCTCAGCTGGCTGCCCAGCACTCCCAGCCTGGACCTCCCAACACAGCCCCTTCATCCTGGGACACCAGTGCCACTTCACTGGGACAATATG ATATGAAGACTCAGCCAGAGTCTGCGGTCCATACACCCTTTACGAAGCGGCAGCCCTACCAGGCCGCCACCTCAACCTCGTCCATGTTGGATGTTTTCCTGCAGGACAAAGGCCTGcctccttcctcttctgtctcctcGGCTTCTTCCTTGCCCCAACAAACAACATCCTCACCCCATGTGGTGCCTCCACCTGCTTCCTCCCTTCCCAAAATGGCGGCAATCCCATCTTTAGGTCAGCAAGTTTCTCCAAGTTCCTCAGATGCCCAGGGCTCCAGTCCACTGCCTTTGCAGCAACACAAACtcaaacagcagaagaagagaaccTCGATTACAACGAAG ATTCCAGCAATGGCGGTGGAGATGCCCGGCTCAACAGACATATCTGGCCTAAATCTTCAGTTTGGGGCGCTGCAGTTTGGGTCAGAACCAGTGCTACCAGAGTATGAGTCCACCCCAGCCACCACAACACCAGTCAACCAGGTCCAGAACAGTCTCTACACAAGCCCCAGCAG TGAGTCGACTCCAGCTCTTTCCAACTCCAGCCAGATGGACTTGTATGATCAGAGAGCGCCTCAGACACGGCGCTACCCTCCCTCAgtctcctcctcccctcagAAGGATATGCAGTCCAAG AATGGCTTCAGTTCAATACAAGCAACACAGTCTGTGGAAG ctgcagcaggctcTGCAGTATCGGTCAAGCCGACTTCTGACTCAGTCACGCAGGCATCAGTCTCCAGCATGGGCACTTTGACGGACAGTGGTCCTGCCTCCTTGTTGACCGCATCCAATCAGACATCCCATAGCGCTCTGGGGCACAGTGAAGACATGCCACCAAGCAGCATCCCCCCTCCTCAACACAACAA CTCTCTCCCATCACAACAGAACAGCCACGCTCCATCTTCAGTCCGGACATCTAATTCAAGCTTACTG CACCCCAGCGTAGACGGTGACTCAAGCCTgcactcctcctccttcccaTCCTCCGTCTCAGCTGTGGCATCTTCATCGgtcccttcctcctcttcctcggcTGCTGCGCAGGTGTCCTTAGGCGCCCCTCAGGCCTCCTCGGTGGGCTCTGCCACAGTTTCAGCCCCCTCTGGTCTCGGCCCTGTCAGCAGTCTGGCCATGGGCCTCAACACCGCCTCCATGGGCGCCCCAGCTGCAGCAGCCGCCACTGTTTCAGTCTCCTCTACGGCCTCGACCATTCCCTCTTCAGCTACTTCCTTATCCACACGCAGCTCTGCAGCATCCTCAG GGAAAGCACCTCCAAACCTGCCACCCGGAGTGCCCCCTCTACTGCCCAACCCATACATCATGGCCCCTGGACTACTGCACGCCTACCCA CCTCAGGTGTACGGCTATGATGACCTACAGATGCTGCAGACAAGAATACCGCTG GATTATTACAGCATCCCCTTCGCAACCCCCACAACAGCACTGACTGGGAGAGAGGGCAGCCTGACAAACAACCCTTATTCTG GCGACTTATCAAAGTTCGGTCGAGGTGATGCATCATCCCCGGCCCCAGCAACAACATTAGCTCAGACACAACAAAATCAGACCCAGACGCATCACACCACTCAGCAGCCCTTCCTCAACCCCGCGCTGCCACCTGGCTACAGCTACACGAGCCTCCCATACTACACTGGCATGCCAGGCCTGCCCAATACCTTCCAGTACGGTCCTGCTGTGTTTCCg GTGGCTCCTACCTCGTCAAAGCAGCACGGTGTGAATGTCGGCGTCAATGCATCAGCCACACCCTTCCAGCAGGCTAGTGGCTATGGTTCCCATGGATACAGCACTG GCTATGAGGATGTGGGCCAGGCTTCAGGGAGTGGGGATTTCTGTAAGGGCGGATACGGCACTGCCGTGGCCGCTGCCGCTTCTGCACAAAACAAGCCAGCCAGCTCTGTCACCGGGCCTGGAGTCG gagtcTCTGTGACATCAAGCAACACGGGGGTACCTGATATTTCAGGGTCTgtttacacaaagacacag TCGTTTGAGAAGCAGGGTTTCCACGCTGGCACGCCAACAGCTTCGTTCAGCCTGCCCTCAGCTTTGGGTAGCGGGGGACCCATCAACCCCCCGGCTGCCGCTGGCTACGCCCCGGCCCCCTTCATGCACATCCTGGCGCCGCACCAACAACCCCACTCTCAAATTCTGCACCACCACCTGCAGCAGGACGGACAG AGCGGCACTGGACAGCGCAGCCAGAACGCCTCCATTCAGCAGAAATCTCAGATCAACAAGTCGGCATACAACAGCTACAACTGGGGGGCGAACTAA
- the ubap2l gene encoding ubiquitin-associated protein 2-like isoform X1 — MMTSMGGNRARGSWEQTQGQTQSQTQHKQRPQATAEQIRLAQMISDHNDADFEEKVKQLIDITGKDQDESMIALHDCNGDVNRAINVLLEGSPDTDSWEMVGKKKGMSGQKETSQAETGEEGKENREKGGEKDVARRRGGAPRKGRGASRGREFRGQENGLDGGKAGVAGRGAERGRRGRGRGRGAVGASGRRGGRFSAQGMGQIDKGPRYDIAGGERTFNPADYAEPAQTEENYGGGSTWNNTGSMEMEEGARLEYSAGEGTNYPPKFDSAPGAWRTATEEWGTEDWNEDLSETKIFTASSVASMPLPQENVTITKGQRIDLAVLLGKTPPSSSSETENPPMEGTQPPSLSQSLVFSNSKQGVPLSQTSSSTPYTQHSMVSMLGKSFGDVGDPKGGSTGTTGSQFLEQYKTAQALAQLAAQHSQPGPPNTAPSSWDTSATSLGQYDMKTQPESAVHTPFTKRQPYQAATSTSSMLDVFLQDKGLPPSSSVSSASSLPQQTTSSPHVVPPPASSLPKMAAIPSLGQQVSPSSSDAQGSSPLPLQQHKLKQQKKRTSITTKIPAMAVEMPGSTDISGLNLQFGALQFGSEPVLPEYESTPATTTPVNQVQNSLYTSPSSESTPALSNSSQMDLYDQRAPQTRRYPPSVSSSPQKDMQSKNGFSSIQATQSVEAAAGSAVSVKPTSDSVTQASVSSMGTLTDSGPASLLTASNQTSHSALGHSEDMPPSSIPPPQHNNSLPSQQNSHAPSSVRTSNSSLLHPSVDGDSSLHSSSFPSSVSAVASSSVPSSSSSAAAQVSLGAPQASSVGSATVSAPSGLGPVSSLAMGLNTASMGAPAAAAATVSVSSTASTIPSSATSLSTRSSAASSGKAPPNLPPGVPPLLPNPYIMAPGLLHAYPPQVYGYDDLQMLQTRIPLDYYSIPFATPTTALTGREGSLTNNPYSGDLSKFGRGDASSPAPATTLAQTQQNQTQTHHTTQQPFLNPALPPGYSYTSLPYYTGMPGLPNTFQYGPAVFPVAPTSSKQHGVNVGVNASATPFQQASGYGSHGYSTGYEDVGQASGSGDFCKGGYGTAVAAAASAQNKPASSVTGPGVGVSVTSSNTGVPDISGSVYTKTQSFEKQGFHAGTPTASFSLPSALGSGGPINPPAAAGYAPAPFMHILAPHQQPHSQILHHHLQQDGQSGTGQRSQNASIQQKSQINKSAYNSYNWGAN, encoded by the exons atgatgACGTCCATGGGCGGGAACCGAGCCCGGGGCAGCTGGGAGCAGACACAGGGCCAGACACAGAGCCAGACACAGCACAAGCAGAGGCCTCAG GCTACCGCAGAGCAGATCCGACTCGCGCAGATGATTTCAGACCACAATGATGCAGACTTTGAAGAGAAGGTCAAACAG ctgaTTGACATCACAGGCAAAGACCAGGACGAGTCCATGATCGCACTGCACGATTGCAACGGGGATGTCAACAGAGCCATTAACGTGTTGCTGGAGGGTAGCCCAGACACT GACTCTTGGGAGATGGTGGGGAAGAAGAAGGGCATGTCAGGCCAGAAGGAGACTAGCCAGGCAGAGACCGGcgaggaaggaaaagagaacagggagaaaggaggagagaaagatgtaGCACGTCGTCGAGGTGGAGCTCCACGCAAGGGCCGTGGAGCCAGCAGGGGACGAGAGT TTCGTGGTCAGGAGAATGGCTTGGATGGAGGAAAGGCCGGAGTTGCCGGAAGAGGTGCAGAGCGAGGCCGAAGGGGAAGGGGCAGAGGAAGAGGGGCTGTTG GGGCATCTGGACGGCGAGGCGGCAGATTTTCAGCGCAGGGCATGGG CCAGATTGATAAGGGGCCCAGATATGATATTGCAGGAGGTGAGAG aacATTCAACCCCGCTGACTACGCTGAGCCAGCCCAGACAGAAGAAAACTATGGAGGGGGCAGTACCTGGAACAACACAGGAAGCatggagatggaggagggagCTA GGTTGGAATACTCTGCAGGAGAGGGAACAAATTACCCACCCAAGTTCGACTCTGCTCCTG GTGCCTGGAGGACTGCCACAGAGGAGTGGGGCACTGAGGACTGGAATGAGGAT ctgtcAGAGACCAAGATATTCACAGCTTCCAGTGTGGCGTCCATGCCTCTGCCTCAAGAGAATGTTACCATCACCAAAGGACAGAG GATTGATCTTGCGGTGCTCCTGGGGAAGACTCCcccgtcctcctcctcagagACAGAGAACCCCCCCATGGAAGGCACCCAGCCCCCTTCTTTGTCCCAGTCACTGGTTTTCAGCAACTCCAAACAAGGAGTACCACTCTCCCAAACATCCTCCAGTACCCCTTACACCCAGCACAGCATG GTCAGCATGCTGGGCAAGAGTTTTGGGGATGTGGGGGATCCTAAAGGAGGTAGCACAGGGACCACTGGCTCTCAGTTCCTGGAGCAGTATAAAACAGCCCAGGCACTGGCTCAGCTGGCTGCCCAGCACTCCCAGCCTGGACCTCCCAACACAGCCCCTTCATCCTGGGACACCAGTGCCACTTCACTGGGACAATATG ATATGAAGACTCAGCCAGAGTCTGCGGTCCATACACCCTTTACGAAGCGGCAGCCCTACCAGGCCGCCACCTCAACCTCGTCCATGTTGGATGTTTTCCTGCAGGACAAAGGCCTGcctccttcctcttctgtctcctcGGCTTCTTCCTTGCCCCAACAAACAACATCCTCACCCCATGTGGTGCCTCCACCTGCTTCCTCCCTTCCCAAAATGGCGGCAATCCCATCTTTAGGTCAGCAAGTTTCTCCAAGTTCCTCAGATGCCCAGGGCTCCAGTCCACTGCCTTTGCAGCAACACAAACtcaaacagcagaagaagagaaccTCGATTACAACGAAG ATTCCAGCAATGGCGGTGGAGATGCCCGGCTCAACAGACATATCTGGCCTAAATCTTCAGTTTGGGGCGCTGCAGTTTGGGTCAGAACCAGTGCTACCAGAGTATGAGTCCACCCCAGCCACCACAACACCAGTCAACCAGGTCCAGAACAGTCTCTACACAAGCCCCAGCAG TGAGTCGACTCCAGCTCTTTCCAACTCCAGCCAGATGGACTTGTATGATCAGAGAGCGCCTCAGACACGGCGCTACCCTCCCTCAgtctcctcctcccctcagAAGGATATGCAGTCCAAG AATGGCTTCAGTTCAATACAAGCAACACAGTCTGTGGAAG ctgcagcaggctcTGCAGTATCGGTCAAGCCGACTTCTGACTCAGTCACGCAGGCATCAGTCTCCAGCATGGGCACTTTGACGGACAGTGGTCCTGCCTCCTTGTTGACCGCATCCAATCAGACATCCCATAGCGCTCTGGGGCACAGTGAAGACATGCCACCAAGCAGCATCCCCCCTCCTCAACACAACAA CTCTCTCCCATCACAACAGAACAGCCACGCTCCATCTTCAGTCCGGACATCTAATTCAAGCTTACTG CACCCCAGCGTAGACGGTGACTCAAGCCTgcactcctcctccttcccaTCCTCCGTCTCAGCTGTGGCATCTTCATCGgtcccttcctcctcttcctcggcTGCTGCGCAGGTGTCCTTAGGCGCCCCTCAGGCCTCCTCGGTGGGCTCTGCCACAGTTTCAGCCCCCTCTGGTCTCGGCCCTGTCAGCAGTCTGGCCATGGGCCTCAACACCGCCTCCATGGGCGCCCCAGCTGCAGCAGCCGCCACTGTTTCAGTCTCCTCTACGGCCTCGACCATTCCCTCTTCAGCTACTTCCTTATCCACACGCAGCTCTGCAGCATCCTCAG GGAAAGCACCTCCAAACCTGCCACCCGGAGTGCCCCCTCTACTGCCCAACCCATACATCATGGCCCCTGGACTACTGCACGCCTACCCA CCTCAGGTGTACGGCTATGATGACCTACAGATGCTGCAGACAAGAATACCGCTG GATTATTACAGCATCCCCTTCGCAACCCCCACAACAGCACTGACTGGGAGAGAGGGCAGCCTGACAAACAACCCTTATTCTG GCGACTTATCAAAGTTCGGTCGAGGTGATGCATCATCCCCGGCCCCAGCAACAACATTAGCTCAGACACAACAAAATCAGACCCAGACGCATCACACCACTCAGCAGCCCTTCCTCAACCCCGCGCTGCCACCTGGCTACAGCTACACGAGCCTCCCATACTACACTGGCATGCCAGGCCTGCCCAATACCTTCCAGTACGGTCCTGCTGTGTTTCCg GTGGCTCCTACCTCGTCAAAGCAGCACGGTGTGAATGTCGGCGTCAATGCATCAGCCACACCCTTCCAGCAGGCTAGTGGCTATGGTTCCCATGGATACAGCACTG GCTATGAGGATGTGGGCCAGGCTTCAGGGAGTGGGGATTTCTGTAAGGGCGGATACGGCACTGCCGTGGCCGCTGCCGCTTCTGCACAAAACAAGCCAGCCAGCTCTGTCACCGGGCCTGGAGTCG gagtcTCTGTGACATCAAGCAACACGGGGGTACCTGATATTTCAGGGTCTgtttacacaaagacacag TCGTTTGAGAAGCAGGGTTTCCACGCTGGCACGCCAACAGCTTCGTTCAGCCTGCCCTCAGCTTTGGGTAGCGGGGGACCCATCAACCCCCCGGCTGCCGCTGGCTACGCCCCGGCCCCCTTCATGCACATCCTGGCGCCGCACCAACAACCCCACTCTCAAATTCTGCACCACCACCTGCAGCAGGACGGACAG AGCGGCACTGGACAGCGCAGCCAGAACGCCTCCATTCAGCAGAAATCTCAGATCAACAAGTCGGCATACAACAGCTACAACTGGGGGGCGAACTAA
- the ubap2l gene encoding ubiquitin-associated protein 2-like isoform X3: MMTSMGGNRARGSWEQTQGQTQSQTQHKQRPQATAEQIRLAQMISDHNDADFEEKVKQLIDITGKDQDESMIALHDCNGDVNRAINVLLEGSPDTDSWEMVGKKKGMSGQKETSQAETGEEGKENREKGGEKDVARRRGGAPRKGRGASRGREFRGQENGLDGGKAGVAGRGAERGRRGRGRGRGAVGASGRRGGRFSAQGMGQIDKGPRYDIAGGERTFNPADYAEPAQTEENYGGGSTWNNTGSMEMEEGARLEYSAGEGTNYPPKFDSAPGAWRTATEEWGTEDWNEDLSETKIFTASSVASMPLPQENVTITKGQRIDLAVLLGKTPPSSSSETENPPMEGTQPPSLSQSLVFSNSKQGVPLSQTSSSTPYTQHSMVSMLGKSFGDVGDPKGGSTGTTGSQFLEQYKTAQALAQLAAQHSQPGPPNTAPSSWDTSATSLGQYDMKTQPESAVHTPFTKRQPYQAATSTSSMLDVFLQDKGLPPSSSVSSASSLPQQTTSSPHVVPPPASSLPKMAAIPSLGQQVSPSSSDAQGSSPLPLQQHKLKQQKKRTSITTKIPAMAVEMPGSTDISGLNLQFGALQFGSEPVLPEYESTPATTTPVNQVQNSLYTSPSSESTPALSNSSQMDLYDQRAPQTRRYPPSVSSSPQKDMQSKNGFSSIQATQSVEAAAGSAVSVKPTSDSVTQASVSSMGTLTDSGPASLLTASNQTSHSALGHSEDMPPSSIPPPQHNNSLPSQQNSHAPSSVRTSNSSLLHPSVDGDSSLHSSSFPSSVSAVASSSVPSSSSSAAAQVSLGAPQASSVGSATVSAPSGLGPVSSLAMGLNTASMGAPAAAAATVSVSSTASTIPSSATSLSTRSSAASSGKAPPNLPPGVPPLLPNPYIMAPGLLHAYPPQVYGYDDLQMLQTRIPLDYYSIPFATPTTALTGREGSLTNNPYSGDLSKFGRGDASSPAPATTLAQTQQNQTQTHHTTQQPFLNPALPPGYSYTSLPYYTGMPGLPNTFQYGPAVFPVAPTSSKQHGVNVGVNASATPFQQASGYGSHGYSTGVSVTSSNTGVPDISGSVYTKTQSFEKQGFHAGTPTASFSLPSALGSGGPINPPAAAGYAPAPFMHILAPHQQPHSQILHHHLQQDGQSGTGQRSQNASIQQKSQINKSAYNSYNWGAN, translated from the exons atgatgACGTCCATGGGCGGGAACCGAGCCCGGGGCAGCTGGGAGCAGACACAGGGCCAGACACAGAGCCAGACACAGCACAAGCAGAGGCCTCAG GCTACCGCAGAGCAGATCCGACTCGCGCAGATGATTTCAGACCACAATGATGCAGACTTTGAAGAGAAGGTCAAACAG ctgaTTGACATCACAGGCAAAGACCAGGACGAGTCCATGATCGCACTGCACGATTGCAACGGGGATGTCAACAGAGCCATTAACGTGTTGCTGGAGGGTAGCCCAGACACT GACTCTTGGGAGATGGTGGGGAAGAAGAAGGGCATGTCAGGCCAGAAGGAGACTAGCCAGGCAGAGACCGGcgaggaaggaaaagagaacagggagaaaggaggagagaaagatgtaGCACGTCGTCGAGGTGGAGCTCCACGCAAGGGCCGTGGAGCCAGCAGGGGACGAGAGT TTCGTGGTCAGGAGAATGGCTTGGATGGAGGAAAGGCCGGAGTTGCCGGAAGAGGTGCAGAGCGAGGCCGAAGGGGAAGGGGCAGAGGAAGAGGGGCTGTTG GGGCATCTGGACGGCGAGGCGGCAGATTTTCAGCGCAGGGCATGGG CCAGATTGATAAGGGGCCCAGATATGATATTGCAGGAGGTGAGAG aacATTCAACCCCGCTGACTACGCTGAGCCAGCCCAGACAGAAGAAAACTATGGAGGGGGCAGTACCTGGAACAACACAGGAAGCatggagatggaggagggagCTA GGTTGGAATACTCTGCAGGAGAGGGAACAAATTACCCACCCAAGTTCGACTCTGCTCCTG GTGCCTGGAGGACTGCCACAGAGGAGTGGGGCACTGAGGACTGGAATGAGGAT ctgtcAGAGACCAAGATATTCACAGCTTCCAGTGTGGCGTCCATGCCTCTGCCTCAAGAGAATGTTACCATCACCAAAGGACAGAG GATTGATCTTGCGGTGCTCCTGGGGAAGACTCCcccgtcctcctcctcagagACAGAGAACCCCCCCATGGAAGGCACCCAGCCCCCTTCTTTGTCCCAGTCACTGGTTTTCAGCAACTCCAAACAAGGAGTACCACTCTCCCAAACATCCTCCAGTACCCCTTACACCCAGCACAGCATG GTCAGCATGCTGGGCAAGAGTTTTGGGGATGTGGGGGATCCTAAAGGAGGTAGCACAGGGACCACTGGCTCTCAGTTCCTGGAGCAGTATAAAACAGCCCAGGCACTGGCTCAGCTGGCTGCCCAGCACTCCCAGCCTGGACCTCCCAACACAGCCCCTTCATCCTGGGACACCAGTGCCACTTCACTGGGACAATATG ATATGAAGACTCAGCCAGAGTCTGCGGTCCATACACCCTTTACGAAGCGGCAGCCCTACCAGGCCGCCACCTCAACCTCGTCCATGTTGGATGTTTTCCTGCAGGACAAAGGCCTGcctccttcctcttctgtctcctcGGCTTCTTCCTTGCCCCAACAAACAACATCCTCACCCCATGTGGTGCCTCCACCTGCTTCCTCCCTTCCCAAAATGGCGGCAATCCCATCTTTAGGTCAGCAAGTTTCTCCAAGTTCCTCAGATGCCCAGGGCTCCAGTCCACTGCCTTTGCAGCAACACAAACtcaaacagcagaagaagagaaccTCGATTACAACGAAG ATTCCAGCAATGGCGGTGGAGATGCCCGGCTCAACAGACATATCTGGCCTAAATCTTCAGTTTGGGGCGCTGCAGTTTGGGTCAGAACCAGTGCTACCAGAGTATGAGTCCACCCCAGCCACCACAACACCAGTCAACCAGGTCCAGAACAGTCTCTACACAAGCCCCAGCAG TGAGTCGACTCCAGCTCTTTCCAACTCCAGCCAGATGGACTTGTATGATCAGAGAGCGCCTCAGACACGGCGCTACCCTCCCTCAgtctcctcctcccctcagAAGGATATGCAGTCCAAG AATGGCTTCAGTTCAATACAAGCAACACAGTCTGTGGAAG ctgcagcaggctcTGCAGTATCGGTCAAGCCGACTTCTGACTCAGTCACGCAGGCATCAGTCTCCAGCATGGGCACTTTGACGGACAGTGGTCCTGCCTCCTTGTTGACCGCATCCAATCAGACATCCCATAGCGCTCTGGGGCACAGTGAAGACATGCCACCAAGCAGCATCCCCCCTCCTCAACACAACAA CTCTCTCCCATCACAACAGAACAGCCACGCTCCATCTTCAGTCCGGACATCTAATTCAAGCTTACTG CACCCCAGCGTAGACGGTGACTCAAGCCTgcactcctcctccttcccaTCCTCCGTCTCAGCTGTGGCATCTTCATCGgtcccttcctcctcttcctcggcTGCTGCGCAGGTGTCCTTAGGCGCCCCTCAGGCCTCCTCGGTGGGCTCTGCCACAGTTTCAGCCCCCTCTGGTCTCGGCCCTGTCAGCAGTCTGGCCATGGGCCTCAACACCGCCTCCATGGGCGCCCCAGCTGCAGCAGCCGCCACTGTTTCAGTCTCCTCTACGGCCTCGACCATTCCCTCTTCAGCTACTTCCTTATCCACACGCAGCTCTGCAGCATCCTCAG GGAAAGCACCTCCAAACCTGCCACCCGGAGTGCCCCCTCTACTGCCCAACCCATACATCATGGCCCCTGGACTACTGCACGCCTACCCA CCTCAGGTGTACGGCTATGATGACCTACAGATGCTGCAGACAAGAATACCGCTG GATTATTACAGCATCCCCTTCGCAACCCCCACAACAGCACTGACTGGGAGAGAGGGCAGCCTGACAAACAACCCTTATTCTG GCGACTTATCAAAGTTCGGTCGAGGTGATGCATCATCCCCGGCCCCAGCAACAACATTAGCTCAGACACAACAAAATCAGACCCAGACGCATCACACCACTCAGCAGCCCTTCCTCAACCCCGCGCTGCCACCTGGCTACAGCTACACGAGCCTCCCATACTACACTGGCATGCCAGGCCTGCCCAATACCTTCCAGTACGGTCCTGCTGTGTTTCCg GTGGCTCCTACCTCGTCAAAGCAGCACGGTGTGAATGTCGGCGTCAATGCATCAGCCACACCCTTCCAGCAGGCTAGTGGCTATGGTTCCCATGGATACAGCACTG gagtcTCTGTGACATCAAGCAACACGGGGGTACCTGATATTTCAGGGTCTgtttacacaaagacacag TCGTTTGAGAAGCAGGGTTTCCACGCTGGCACGCCAACAGCTTCGTTCAGCCTGCCCTCAGCTTTGGGTAGCGGGGGACCCATCAACCCCCCGGCTGCCGCTGGCTACGCCCCGGCCCCCTTCATGCACATCCTGGCGCCGCACCAACAACCCCACTCTCAAATTCTGCACCACCACCTGCAGCAGGACGGACAG AGCGGCACTGGACAGCGCAGCCAGAACGCCTCCATTCAGCAGAAATCTCAGATCAACAAGTCGGCATACAACAGCTACAACTGGGGGGCGAACTAA